The Castor canadensis chromosome 8, mCasCan1.hap1v2, whole genome shotgun sequence genome contains a region encoding:
- the Caps2 gene encoding calcyphosin-2 isoform X5, with protein sequence MMIDHLSRAVISDPGQDLNIGKEESDHILPDSKMVPLRLRKRTLHETKIRTNSTLTENVLSHKVQFDGRILSRNGRDACRELVGFFFVHDKSLTMYEYRQFGKNRTSVLPFIQKNIYSHQYGRRKGKQYQLGDFYIGATLTFLSANHPSLPKSMKENILLRLRITNIDQIALDSLKPASVEHEEDIICQEANDRRVFKAIQDVLRENLHKRGVRILTGLGKYFQQLDKEGNGLLDKADFQQAIKVFHLTVSEKDFESLWLILNDISNGKGKVDYGEFKRATIGEMNEYRKSFVRKAFMKLDFNKTGIVPMIDVRKCYCAKKHPQVISGHSTEEEIKSSFLETLKGACSKSDEVSYGEFEDYYEGLSIGVVGDEDFVNILRTPWGV encoded by the exons GGCTGTCATCAGTGATCCAGGACAAGATTTAAACATTGGCAAAGAAGAAAGTGATCATATCCTTCCAGATTCAAAGATGGTGCCTCTTCGACTCAGGAAAAGAACACTACATGAAACAaa GATAAGAACCAACTCTACATTAACTGAAAATGTACTTTCTCATAAAGTACAATTTGATGGTAGGATCCTATCAAG AAATGGACGTGATGCCTGCAGAGAGCTGGTTGGGTTCTTCTTTGTGCATGACAAGTCCCTTACAATGTATGAATATCGACAATTTGGGAAAAATAG AACAAGTGTGCTTCCTTTTATTCAAAAAAACATTTATAGTCATCAGTATGGacgaagaaaaggaaaacaataccaACTTGGTGATTTTTATATC ggTGCAACCTTGACATTTTTGAGCGCTAATCATCCCAGTCTTCCCAAaagcatgaaagaaaatatattacttaGGCTTCGAATCACAAATATTGACCAAATAGCTTTGGATTCTCTGAA GCCTGCTTCTGTGGAACATGAGGAAGATATAATCTGTCAAGAAGCCAACGACAGACGGGTCTTCAAGGCTATTCAAG ATGTGCTGAGAGAAAACCTACATAAAAGAGGTGTTCGTATTTTGACTGGATTGGGAAAATACTTTCAGCAATTGGACAAGGAAGGAAATGGACTTTTAGACAAGGCAGATTTTCAACAAGCTATAAAAGTATTTCACTTAACAGTGTCTGAAAAG gattttgagtCTTTATGGCTAATTCTGAATGACATTAGCAATGGCAAGGGCAAGGTTGATTATGGAGAATTCAAACGTGCCACAATTggtgaaatgaatgaatacagGAAATCATTCGTTCGAAAG GCCTTTATGAAACTGGATTTCAACAAAACTGGCATTGTGCCTATGATAGACGTAAGAAAATGTTATTGTGCGAAGAAGCATCCTCAAGTAATTTCAG GTCATTCCACGGAGGAAGAAATCAAATCATCTTTTCTAGAAACATTAAAAGGTGCCTGCAGCAAATCTGATGAAGTGTCATATGGTGAATTTGAAGATTACTATGAAGGCCTAAGTATAGGAGTAGTAGGGGATGAAGATTTTGTTAACATCTTACGTACTCCGTGGGGAGTTTAG